Proteins encoded by one window of Chryseobacterium foetidum:
- the mnmG gene encoding tRNA uridine-5-carboxymethylaminomethyl(34) synthesis enzyme MnmG, whose amino-acid sequence MISEIYDVIVVGAGHAGCEAAAAAANLGSKTLLVTMNMQTIGQMSCNPAMGGIAKGQIVREIDAMGGYSGIIADKSAIQFKMLNLSKGPAMWSPRTQNDRMLFAEEWRLALENTPNLDFFQDMVKSLIIENNKAVGVVTSLGIEIRSKSVVLTNGTFLNGLIHVGDKQLGGGRMGEPRAFGITEQLVSLGFEAGRMKTGTPPRVDGRSLDYSKMEEQKGDENPQKFSYLDSPKLTKQLSCHIVYTNETVHDILREGFDRSPMFNGTIQSLGPRYCPSIEDKINRFAERTRHQLFVEPEGWRTVEIYVNGFSSSLPEDVQIKAMRQIPGFENVKVFRPGYAIEYDYFPPTQLKHTLETKLVENLYFAGQINGTTGYEEAGGQGLMAGINAHNKVHEKDEFILNRDEAYIGVLIDDLITKGTEEPYRMFTSRAEYRLLLRQDNADIRLTEKAFGLGLAKEDRLRKVEEKIAKSQELETFLRETSLKPGIINPILESIESNPVDQAYRASQFLTRPNITLDKLDEIESIKEFTSQYTDEVREQAEVNIKYKGYIEKEKENVAKLNRLENVKIPEDFDYIKISSLSSEAKQKMNKVRPKTLAQAGRISGVSPADINVLMVYLGR is encoded by the coding sequence ATGATATCAGAAATATATGATGTAATTGTAGTAGGTGCCGGCCACGCAGGATGTGAAGCCGCAGCTGCTGCAGCGAACCTTGGTTCAAAAACATTGCTCGTTACAATGAATATGCAGACCATCGGACAGATGAGTTGCAACCCTGCAATGGGAGGAATTGCAAAGGGACAGATTGTAAGAGAAATCGACGCAATGGGTGGTTACTCAGGAATCATTGCAGACAAATCTGCGATACAATTTAAGATGCTTAACCTTTCCAAAGGCCCTGCAATGTGGTCTCCAAGAACACAGAATGACAGAATGCTTTTCGCTGAAGAATGGCGTTTAGCATTGGAAAACACGCCTAATCTTGACTTCTTTCAGGATATGGTGAAGAGTTTAATTATTGAAAATAATAAGGCTGTTGGTGTTGTAACATCTTTAGGAATTGAGATCAGATCCAAATCCGTTGTACTTACAAACGGTACTTTCCTGAATGGTTTAATCCACGTTGGAGATAAACAATTGGGAGGTGGAAGAATGGGTGAACCAAGAGCATTCGGAATTACAGAACAATTGGTTTCCTTAGGTTTCGAAGCAGGTAGAATGAAAACCGGTACTCCACCACGAGTGGACGGCAGAAGCCTTGACTACTCCAAAATGGAAGAACAGAAAGGAGATGAAAATCCTCAAAAATTCAGCTATTTAGACAGTCCGAAATTAACCAAACAATTAAGCTGTCATATCGTCTACACCAACGAAACAGTACACGATATTTTACGTGAAGGTTTCGACAGAAGTCCAATGTTTAACGGTACTATTCAAAGTTTAGGTCCAAGATATTGCCCAAGCATTGAAGATAAAATCAATCGTTTTGCAGAGCGTACAAGGCATCAGCTTTTCGTAGAACCGGAAGGATGGAGAACCGTGGAAATTTATGTAAATGGTTTCAGTTCTTCTTTACCGGAAGATGTACAGATTAAAGCAATGAGACAAATTCCAGGATTTGAAAATGTAAAAGTATTCAGACCTGGCTATGCTATTGAATATGACTACTTCCCTCCTACCCAGTTAAAGCATACTTTAGAAACAAAATTGGTTGAAAACTTATATTTTGCGGGTCAAATTAATGGTACGACCGGATATGAAGAGGCAGGCGGACAAGGCTTAATGGCAGGGATTAATGCTCATAATAAGGTTCATGAGAAGGATGAATTCATTCTTAATAGGGACGAGGCTTATATTGGTGTTTTAATCGATGATTTAATCACTAAAGGTACTGAAGAACCATACAGAATGTTTACTTCAAGAGCTGAATACAGATTGCTTTTAAGGCAGGATAATGCAGACATCAGATTGACAGAAAAAGCATTTGGATTAGGACTGGCAAAGGAAGACAGACTGAGAAAAGTGGAAGAAAAAATCGCAAAAAGTCAGGAACTTGAAACCTTTTTGAGAGAAACTTCTTTAAAGCCAGGAATTATCAATCCAATTCTGGAAAGCATTGAAAGTAATCCTGTTGATCAGGCTTACAGAGCATCACAATTCCTTACAAGACCCAATATTACTTTAGATAAATTGGATGAAATTGAATCTATCAAAGAATTTACATCCCAATATACTGATGAAGTAAGAGAGCAAGCCGAAGTAAATATTAAGTATAAAGGCTATATAGAAAAGGAGAAAGAAAATGTTGCTAAACTGAACAGATTAGAAAATGTGAAAATTCCTGAAGATTTTGACTATATTAAAATATCAAGTCTTTCTTCTGAAGCAAAACAAAAAATGAACAAAGTAAGACCTAAAACTTTGGCTCAGGCAGGAAGAATAAGCGGCGTTTCACCTGCAGATATCAACGTTTTAATGGTGTATTTAGGAAGATAA